The DNA sequence GGTTCAGCCCCGGGTAGCGGCGCTTGAGCCCCAGGTAGAGCATGTAGCCGCTCGAGGTGTAGCGCAGCTTCTCCTTGCGCGGCAGCGCGGTGGGCGCGCCCTCCAGCAGCTTCTGGTAGGCGTAGGGCAGGTCCGCGTTGCACAGCACCACGTCCGCCTTCACCACCTGCCCATCTTCCAGTTGCACGCCCGTGGCGCGCGCGCCCTCCGTGAGGATGCGCTTCACCGGAGCGCCGTAGTGCAGGTGTACGCCCTCCTCGCGCGCCACCTTCTCCAGCGCCTGGGGAATGGCGTACAGGCCCCCCTTCGGGAACCAGATGCCCACGCCCAGCTCGGTGAAGGGCAGCAGCCCGTACACCGCCGGCGAGGCAAACGGAGAGACGCCCAGGTACATCGTCTGGAACGTCATCGCCGCGCGCAGGCGCTCGTCCTGGAAGTAGCGCCCCACGTCGGAGTACATGCGGCGGTGGGCGCGGACCTTGAAGATCTTCGAGAGCACACTCGGGGCGAAGTAGTCCGTCACCCCCGCGTAGTTGCGGCCCACGAGGTGGTCCAGGCTGGTGCGGTACTGCTCGCGCCCCTGCGCCATGAAGGCCAGGAAGCGCGCGTAGCTGCCCGGCTCGAAGCGCTCCAGCTCCTTGCCCATGGTGCAGAGCTCGGAGGTGAAGGTGATGTCCGAGCCATCCCGGAAGTGGATGCGGTAGTTGGGCTCGCACCGCAGCAGCGTCAGGTAGTCCTCGAGGCGGCGGCCCAGCGCGCGGAAGGTCTCCTCGAACACCTCGGGCATGAGCACGATGGTGGGGCCGATGTCCCAGGTGAAGCCCTCGACCTTGAGCTGGTTGCAGCGCCCGCCCGGCCCATGCGTCTTCTCGAAGAGCCGCACCTCGAAGCCTTGACGCGCCAGCCGCGCCGCGGCCGCCAGCCCACCCACGCCGGCGCCCACCACCACTGCCTTCGGCCTTCCGTGCTCCATGGCCATGTTCCGTTCCTCAGGCGGCGCGATGCGCCAACCGGGTGATGAGGCTGTCCAGCAAGTCCTTCATCCCGCCGCTGTCCGGCAGGGCGTGGAGGGCGCGACGTGCCGCCCGAGAGGCCCGCTCCACCATCCGCTCGCAGGCGGCGCGGCCTCCGTGCTCTTCCACCAGCGCGCGCGCCACGGCGAGCGCCTCGGCGTCCTTGGCCTCCGGCGCCAGCGCCCACAGCCGCTCCAGCTCGGCGCGCGCCGACTCACCCGCGCGCGTGTAGGCCGCCAGCACCGGGAAGGTGCGCTTGCCCTGCGCGAAGTCTCCGTCCGAGGCCTTGCCTGCCACGTCCGTGTCGCCGAACAGGCCGATCAGATCGTCGCGCAGTTGGTAGGCCAGCCCCACGTGGCGGCCCACGCGCTCCAGTCCCTCGCACAGCGCCTCGTCGGCGCCCGCCAGCATCGCCCCGCACACCAGCGGCGCGCTGAAGCCGTAACGCGCCGTCTTGAGGGACGCCACGCGCAGGCACTGAAAGAGCGTCACCTCCGAGAGCGGCGCGTGCGACAGCTCCAGGTCCAGGTACTGCCCCGCCGCAGTGTGCCGACACACCGCCAGGTAGTACTGGCACGTCCGCGAGGCGCCCCGCAGGCCCGAGGAGAGCATGGCCTCGAGCGAGCGGGCGAACAGGTGGTCGCCCACCACCACGGCCAGGTCTTCGCCTGCTCTCCCAGGAGCAAGCAGGCGATGGAGCGCCGTGCCTCCTCGGCGCAGTTCGGCCTGGTCGGCCACATCGTCATGGATGAGGAGGAAGGTGTGCAGCAGCTCCAGCCCTGCCGCGAAGCGCCACAGCCCCGAAGGTACCGAAGTCGTTCCCCGCGCCAGGCTGTATCCGGCCATCACCAGCGCGGGCCGCACCCGCTTGGCCGGTCGCAGGCTGAAGGCGCGCGTGCGCTCCATCGCCCGTGTCCAACGTGGGTCTAACGTGGCCTCATCCGGCAGCTCGAAGAGCTCGGCGAGCGAGGCCTCCACCTGCTGCTGCACCAGCTGCAGCCAGGCCTGCTCCGGCCGAGGCGCGACCGGCGGAGGCGGCGCCGGGGACGGAGCAGGCATCGTGGTGAGGGGTGGCGCCATCGCTACGTCCTCCGAGTCTTCGGGAGCTTTCCCTTCATCAGGTAGCGTTTGCGTACAGGTTTTGTCAAGGCTATGTTCAACGTTTGTTGGAACCTTGTACACGGGAGCTCTATGAAGGCTTGGATAGCAAGCGCGTTGACTGTGACGCTGGCCACCGGGAGCGTCTCCGCGCAGGGACTGGGGGCCAGTCCGCTGGATGCGACACTGCACAGCTCGAAGGGAGACGAAGCGCCGCTGTCGAAGTGGCGGGGCAAGCCGGTCATCCTCTTCTACGAGGACAAGGACTCGACGACGCTCAACCTGCCGCTCAAGGAGGAGCTGTTCGAGCGCGGCAAGGCGCGGGGCCTGTTGGAGGCGGCCTGGGTGGTGGCGGTGGCGAACCTCAAGCCGTTCAACTTCTTCCCCGCTCGGCAGATCGCCCTCTCGTATGTGCGGGATGAGGAGAAGAAGGCCGGGGTACCCATCCTCGTGGACCTGGAGGGAACGCTGGGCGGCGCGCCGTGGAGCCTGCCCACCAAGACGTCCACGGTGATGCTGCTGGATGCCAGCGGAGCAATTGTCTACCGCTACTCGGGCAAGCTGGGAGAGGCGGATCGCCAGGCATTCTTCCAAGCACTGTCGGGGCTCATCGGCGTGGACCTCGCCGCGGAGCCGAAGCCGTGAAGGTAGCCGTCACCGGGGGGAGCGGCTTCGTAGGGACCCGTCTTGTCCAAGGTTTGGTGGACGGGGGGCACACGGTCCACGTGCTGGTGCGAAACGTTGAACACGCGCTGTCCAAGCTCCCCCCGGGGGTGACGGGGGCGGTGTTCCGAGCGGGCGAGCCGTTGGGCCCGGAGGCGCTGGCGGGGGCGGAGGCGGTGGTGCATCTGGCGGGCGAGCCGGTCAACCAGCGGTGGACACACGAGGGCAAGCGCCGCATCCACGAGAGCCGGGTGCAGGGCACGCGCGCCCTGGTGGAGGCCATGCGAGCAGCGGGCACGGTGCGGCGCTTCGTGTCGGTGTCGGCGGTGGGCTACTACGGCGGCACGCGCTCGGCCGAGCCGAAGACGGAGGAGAGTCCCCCGGGAGAGGACTTCCTGGCGAGCGTCTGCCGGGACTGGGAGGCGGAGGCCTCTCGCGCGCGGGAGGCGGGAATCTCCACGGCGGTGGTGCGCATGGGCGCGGTGCTGCACCCGGAGGGCGGAGCGCTGCACGCGATGCTGCCCCCGTTCCGCATGGGCGCCGGCGGGCGCGTGGGCTCGGGCAAGCAGTACGTGAGCTGGATCCACCGGGAGGATGCGCTGGCGGGGCTGCGCCTGCTGGTAGAGAACCCCGCGCTGGAGGGCTCCTTCAACCTCAGCTCCCCCGAGCCCGTGACCAACACGGAGTTCGCCCACGCGCTGGGCACGGCGTTGGGGCGACCCTCCGTCATGCACGTGCCGGGCTTCGTGCTGAAGGCTGCGCTGGGAGAGATGTCGATGATGGTGCTTGAGGGACAGCGCGTGGTGCCTCGACGCCTCCTGGAGGCAGGCTTCACGTTCCAGTTTCCCCGGCTGGAAGAGGCAC is a window from the Hyalangium ruber genome containing:
- a CDS encoding TIGR01777 family oxidoreductase; translated protein: MKVAVTGGSGFVGTRLVQGLVDGGHTVHVLVRNVEHALSKLPPGVTGAVFRAGEPLGPEALAGAEAVVHLAGEPVNQRWTHEGKRRIHESRVQGTRALVEAMRAAGTVRRFVSVSAVGYYGGTRSAEPKTEESPPGEDFLASVCRDWEAEASRAREAGISTAVVRMGAVLHPEGGALHAMLPPFRMGAGGRVGSGKQYVSWIHREDALAGLRLLVENPALEGSFNLSSPEPVTNTEFAHALGTALGRPSVMHVPGFVLKAALGEMSMMVLEGQRVVPRRLLEAGFTFQFPRLEEALKNLLA
- a CDS encoding polyprenyl synthetase family protein gives rise to the protein MPAPSPAPPPPVAPRPEQAWLQLVQQQVEASLAELFELPDEATLDPRWTRAMERTRAFSLRPAKRVRPALVMAGYSLARGTTSVPSGLWRFAAGLELLHTFLLIHDDVADQAELRRGGTALHRLLAPGRAGEDLAVVVGDHLFARSLEAMLSSGLRGASRTCQYYLAVCRHTAAGQYLDLELSHAPLSEVTLFQCLRVASLKTARYGFSAPLVCGAMLAGADEALCEGLERVGRHVGLAYQLRDDLIGLFGDTDVAGKASDGDFAQGKRTFPVLAAYTRAGESARAELERLWALAPEAKDAEALAVARALVEEHGGRAACERMVERASRAARRALHALPDSGGMKDLLDSLITRLAHRAA
- a CDS encoding phytoene desaturase family protein, which encodes MAMEHGRPKAVVVGAGVGGLAAAARLARQGFEVRLFEKTHGPGGRCNQLKVEGFTWDIGPTIVLMPEVFEETFRALGRRLEDYLTLLRCEPNYRIHFRDGSDITFTSELCTMGKELERFEPGSYARFLAFMAQGREQYRTSLDHLVGRNYAGVTDYFAPSVLSKIFKVRAHRRMYSDVGRYFQDERLRAAMTFQTMYLGVSPFASPAVYGLLPFTELGVGIWFPKGGLYAIPQALEKVAREEGVHLHYGAPVKRILTEGARATGVQLEDGQVVKADVVLCNADLPYAYQKLLEGAPTALPRKEKLRYTSSGYMLYLGLKRRYPGLNHHNVVFGRDYKGSFDDIFERFRVPEDPSFYVNVPTRTDASLAPEGKDSVYVLVPVPHQHPGLDWKVEGPKVRAKVFQRLAELGYPDLERDIAVERVFTPDDWASSYNLMHGSAFGLAQNFFQIGPFRPSNQDPRVKNLFFVGASTQPGTGLPTVLISARLVVERMLGWAKEAGLSHVPVAGPVGTSAPAAVEVAA